A window of Grus americana isolate bGruAme1 chromosome 21, bGruAme1.mat, whole genome shotgun sequence contains these coding sequences:
- the AURKAIP1 gene encoding aurora kinase A-interacting protein, which yields MLISQLTSQLLKASRIAGHLLPRSVSSFLCYHSTSVHYCTQPSNKSGAQPQRWYALDPELEEMLIPRKLSISPLESWLTVRYSLPKAEVLNAQEDVGYEPLQQYDCPPSGEGADVEEGEGTLSNKLQCKNVLKIRRRKMNRHKFKKLLKRRKFVRRKIKEGRKKKRQIKFESDLERIWKRAGLKNPPAGWQTPKIFLKSSKR from the exons ATGTTAATATCACAGCTGACTTCACAGTTACTGAAGGCTTCACGAATTGCAG gcCACCTTTTGCCAAGGTCAGtgtcttcctttctttgctaTCATTCTACATCTGTGCACTATTGCACACAGCCATCTAACAAGAGTGGAGCCCAACCTCAGCGGTGGTATGCTCTGGACCCTGAACTGGAAGAGATGCTGATCCCCAGAAAACTTTCCATCAGCCCCTTAGAAAGCTGGCTGACGGTTAGGTACTCCCTTCCTAAAGCAGAAGTCCTTAATGCTCAGGAAGATGTGGGCTATGAACCTCTCCAGCAATATGACTGTCCCCCATCTGGTGAGGGAGCTGatgtggaggaaggagaaggaacgCTTAGCAACAAGCTTCAATGTAAGAATGTTTTGAAGATTcgcagaaggaaaatgaatcGGCACAAGTTCAAAAAGCTGCTAAAGCGCAGAAAGTTTGTACGGAGGAAGATAAAGGAAGGTCGCAAGAAGAAACGTCAG atAAAATTTGAGAGTGACTTGGAGCGCATCTGGAAAAGAGCTGGTTTGAAAAATCCTCCTGCAGGATGGCAAACACCCAAGATATTTCTGAAGAGTTCAAAGCGATAA